One segment of Clostridium botulinum DNA contains the following:
- a CDS encoding sulfide/dihydroorotate dehydrogenase-like FAD/NAD-binding protein — MIKELRDCIDAGTEYCPCKLAETGECLICSQLQGECFCDCLNWKGVCIYQELFNNGNKAKEGRKSYSCLIKDVTNFNDEVVMIKFEAPHKLALDLVKPGSYIFVSQNENKYFDVPISIMESDIETNIITILVEVRGIKTKSILNLKAEENIIIRGPYWNGIFGIKNINSQKGGKSLVLSRGIGVAPMMPVIRKLLSQDNEVKVVIDKTPFTDDFSKELLLKYSVEACENELLDKGTLSDHCKVIIKEALNEGVNYIHIAGADIFTYKVIEYLDKLDRNDILLSCCNNFKMCCGEGICGACTARFSGHRVRRFCKEQADPRSIFEGRRFI; from the coding sequence ATGATAAAAGAACTAAGAGATTGCATAGATGCTGGTACTGAATATTGCCCTTGTAAGTTAGCGGAAACTGGTGAATGTTTGATATGTTCTCAGCTACAAGGGGAATGTTTTTGTGATTGTTTAAATTGGAAAGGAGTTTGTATATATCAAGAATTATTTAATAATGGGAATAAGGCAAAGGAGGGACGAAAAAGTTACAGCTGTTTAATTAAGGATGTAACTAATTTTAATGATGAAGTTGTAATGATTAAATTTGAAGCACCACATAAATTAGCATTAGATTTAGTTAAACCAGGAAGTTATATATTTGTAAGTCAAAATGAAAATAAATATTTTGATGTACCTATTTCTATAATGGAATCCGATATAGAAACAAATATTATAACAATATTAGTAGAAGTTAGAGGAATAAAAACTAAAAGCATTTTAAATTTAAAAGCAGAAGAAAACATAATTATCAGAGGGCCTTATTGGAATGGAATTTTTGGTATTAAAAATATAAATTCTCAAAAAGGGGGTAAATCATTAGTACTATCAAGGGGAATAGGTGTAGCTCCAATGATGCCCGTTATAAGAAAATTACTTTCTCAAGATAATGAGGTAAAAGTTGTTATAGATAAAACACCATTTACAGATGATTTTTCTAAAGAATTATTATTAAAATATTCTGTAGAAGCATGTGAAAATGAATTACTTGATAAAGGAACACTTTCAGATCATTGTAAAGTTATCATAAAAGAAGCTTTAAATGAGGGGGTTAATTATATTCATATAGCTGGAGCTGATATTTTTACCTACAAGGTTATTGAATATTTAGATAAATTAGATAGAAATGATATTTTATTATCATGTTGTAATAATTTTAAAATGTGCTGTGGCGAAGGAATTTGTGGAGCATGTACAGCGAGATTCTCTGGTCATAGAGTAAGAAGATTTTGTAAGGAGCAAGCTGATCCAAGAAGTATATTTGAAGGGAGAAGATTTATATGA
- a CDS encoding FAD-dependent oxidoreductase has protein sequence MKVVIIGGGWAGCAAAISSKKAGADVVVIEKTDLLLGLGNVGGIMRNNGRYTASEELIALGGGDLIKITDRVSTHRNIDFPGHKHATLYNVNLIEGEVRKYLTSLGIEILIESRVNDVKFDGNKIHGVYLSNGTYIEGDVFIETTGTTGPMGNCLRYGNGCSMCILRCPAFGPRISISERCGVADIQGERDDDVLGAFSGSCKLAKESLSEDIKNKLDKDGVVVLQIPKEDVNYGKLSTKVCQQYALKEFAENVVLLDTGHAKLMTTYYPLEKLRKIKGLEYAKYVDPYAGSKGNSIRYLSVAPRTNDLKVVGVDNLFCAGEKSGLFVGHTEAICTGTLAGHNAVRLIMGMSLLILPSSIAVGDIISFANEKANTREGRKNRYTFAGAGYFKRMQELGLYTTDIDEINNRVKKINLDNIFEQRLC, from the coding sequence ATGAAGGTTGTTATTATTGGAGGAGGTTGGGCTGGATGTGCAGCAGCAATCAGTAGTAAAAAAGCAGGAGCTGATGTTGTTGTAATAGAGAAAACAGATCTTCTACTCGGCTTAGGTAACGTTGGTGGAATAATGAGAAATAACGGAAGATATACCGCATCTGAAGAACTTATTGCTTTAGGCGGTGGAGATTTAATAAAAATTACAGATAGAGTATCAACTCATAGAAATATAGACTTTCCAGGTCATAAGCACGCTACTTTATATAATGTAAATCTTATAGAAGGGGAAGTGAGAAAATATTTAACTTCATTAGGAATAGAAATATTAATAGAAAGTAGAGTTAACGATGTTAAATTTGATGGAAATAAAATTCATGGTGTTTATTTAAGTAATGGAACCTATATTGAAGGTGATGTATTTATAGAGACAACTGGAACAACAGGACCTATGGGAAATTGTTTGCGTTACGGAAATGGTTGTTCAATGTGCATTTTAAGATGCCCAGCATTTGGTCCTAGAATTAGTATTAGTGAAAGATGCGGAGTTGCTGATATTCAAGGAGAAAGAGATGACGATGTACTAGGTGCATTTTCAGGCTCTTGTAAATTAGCAAAAGAAAGTTTGTCTGAAGATATTAAAAATAAATTAGATAAGGACGGTGTTGTAGTATTACAAATTCCTAAAGAAGACGTTAATTATGGAAAGCTTAGCACTAAAGTTTGTCAACAATATGCATTAAAAGAATTTGCTGAGAATGTAGTTCTTCTTGATACAGGTCATGCAAAACTTATGACTACGTACTATCCACTAGAAAAATTGAGAAAGATAAAGGGATTAGAATATGCTAAATATGTTGATCCATATGCAGGTAGTAAGGGAAATTCAATTAGATATTTGTCAGTAGCACCTAGAACTAATGATTTAAAAGTTGTTGGAGTAGATAATTTATTCTGCGCCGGAGAAAAGAGTGGTCTTTTTGTTGGACATACTGAAGCCATATGTACTGGAACATTGGCTGGACATAATGCAGTAAGGCTTATTATGGGTATGTCACTTCTAATATTACCTTCCTCTATTGCAGTAGGTGATATTATAAGTTTTGCAAATGAAAAAGCTAATACAAGAGAAGGTAGAAAGAATAGATATACTTTTGCAGGAGCAGGATATTTTAAGAGAATGCAAGAGTTAGGTTTATATACAACTGATATTGATGAAATAAATAATCGTGTTAAAAAAATTAATTTAGATAATATATTTGAACAAAGATTATGCTAA
- a CDS encoding D-alanyl-D-alanine carboxypeptidase family protein, with protein MRKSIKNNIVITMLLSIMFFQIFSKAALADSKLKDNFRVNARCAIALDRESKEVLFEQNAYEIVPMASTTKILTAIIAIEQGDLDKKVVISKNAASIRGSKVGYKAGEEVGLKELTFGLMFKSGNDAAIAIAETLGGSVEGFAQIMNHYATGIGIIDSHFESPHGLDSNSHYSSAYDLALLTAKGMEFDLFREIVGSKQISKEKYNFTRDYNNINKILWLIPEANGVKTGYTGGAGKCLVSSVNHQGKDIIIVVLNCPDRWAQTQKIYNHILETVAFENHNIKELVYKN; from the coding sequence ATGAGAAAAAGTATTAAAAATAACATAGTAATAACAATGTTACTGAGTATTATGTTTTTTCAAATTTTCTCAAAAGCTGCTTTAGCAGATAGCAAATTAAAAGATAATTTTAGAGTAAATGCAAGATGTGCTATAGCATTAGATAGAGAATCAAAAGAAGTACTTTTTGAACAAAATGCATATGAAATAGTACCAATGGCAAGTACAACAAAGATACTTACAGCAATAATTGCCATTGAGCAAGGTGATTTAGATAAAAAAGTAGTTATAAGTAAGAATGCTGCTTCAATAAGAGGATCAAAAGTTGGATATAAAGCAGGCGAAGAAGTAGGATTAAAAGAACTTACTTTTGGTTTAATGTTTAAGTCAGGAAATGATGCAGCAATAGCTATAGCTGAAACACTAGGAGGATCTGTTGAGGGGTTTGCACAAATAATGAATCATTATGCAACAGGTATTGGAATAATAGATTCACATTTTGAATCTCCGCATGGATTAGATAGCAATTCGCATTATTCTTCAGCGTATGATTTAGCTCTTTTAACTGCTAAAGGTATGGAATTTGATTTATTTAGAGAAATAGTGGGTTCAAAACAAATTAGTAAGGAAAAATATAACTTTACAAGAGACTATAATAATATAAATAAAATACTTTGGCTTATTCCAGAAGCAAATGGTGTGAAAACAGGTTATACTGGTGGAGCAGGAAAGTGCTTAGTTTCATCTGTAAATCATCAAGGTAAAGATATAATTATAGTAGTTCTAAATTGTCCTGATAGATGGGCACAAACACAAAAAATATATAATCATATACTAGAGACAGTTGCGTTTGAAAATCATAATATTAAGGAACTAGTTTATAAAAATTAA
- a CDS encoding DUF2953 domain-containing protein, whose product MKLFLLILMIIILLPIPLKISIYYSFDNYYIKLYKFTIISKEKIKNKKQNSNIRSKSHKKKKDSLNILDMIHKKYLIEKLYDSKFKPKINLKGDLSYSLNDAAHTAIFYGILSQINPIFYFALSILCKINKFKFNINPIFKDKFLVKFEISSIIFISIVNVIYILILIFKSILYSEEVDPYIGNNYDK is encoded by the coding sequence ATGAAATTATTTTTACTTATATTAATGATAATTATCCTTTTACCTATTCCATTAAAAATTAGTATTTACTATTCATTTGATAATTATTATATAAAGTTATATAAATTTACTATAATATCAAAAGAAAAAATTAAAAATAAAAAACAAAACTCAAATATAAGATCGAAATCACACAAAAAAAAGAAAGATTCTTTAAATATTCTTGATATGATACATAAGAAATATTTAATAGAAAAATTATATGACTCAAAATTCAAACCAAAAATCAATTTAAAAGGTGATTTGAGTTATAGCCTTAATGATGCTGCACATACTGCAATTTTTTATGGAATATTATCTCAGATTAATCCTATATTTTATTTTGCTTTAAGTATACTATGTAAAATAAATAAGTTTAAATTTAATATAAATCCTATCTTTAAGGATAAGTTTTTAGTAAAATTTGAAATTTCAAGTATAATTTTCATTTCTATTGTAAATGTTATATATATATTGATTCTTATATTTAAATCAATACTTTATTCTGAGGAGGTGGACCCCTATATAGGGAATAATTATGACAAATGA
- the ytfJ gene encoding GerW family sporulation protein, which yields MTNEQPVEKLMRSTMENLRDMIDVNTVIGDAVETRDGTYIIPVSKLSFGFASGGAEYSTLDRSSNNESNFPFGGGSGAGVSVKPVAFLIVKEDGIRMIPVDQDSTYDRIVDSVPQVIDMAKDLIKEMKNKNKNDKHGNNTNIDVDITENLNTSSSDTTDD from the coding sequence ATGACAAATGAACAACCCGTTGAAAAATTGATGAGAAGTACAATGGAAAATCTTAGAGATATGATTGATGTAAATACAGTAATAGGTGATGCCGTTGAAACACGTGATGGTACTTATATCATTCCTGTTTCAAAATTAAGTTTTGGTTTTGCCTCCGGAGGAGCTGAATACTCTACATTAGATAGAAGTTCTAACAATGAATCTAATTTTCCTTTTGGTGGTGGATCAGGTGCTGGTGTTTCTGTTAAACCAGTTGCATTTTTAATAGTTAAAGAAGATGGTATAAGAATGATTCCTGTGGATCAAGATTCTACCTATGATAGAATTGTTGATTCAGTCCCCCAGGTAATAGACATGGCTAAAGATTTAATAAAAGAAATGAAAAATAAGAATAAAAATGATAAACATGGTAATAATACTAATATCGATGTTGATATCACTGAAAACTTAAATACATCTTCTAGTGATACTACAGACGATTAA
- the scpB gene encoding SMC-Scp complex subunit ScpB yields MIEKSDKLQIQFLEEFQKKSLKSGIEALLFASGEPLTAKELSIYLEEELKIIENTIQEMMEEYDTQERGIKLISIKGSYQLVTKSENSTYIQKLLKKSKRQSLSQASLESLSIIAYQQPITRIDIDEIRGVKSESALQRLLERDLIKEVGRLEVPGRPILYGTTEEFLRQFGIKDLNQLPSLDFFEEDKSYDLENEF; encoded by the coding sequence ATGATAGAGAAGAGTGATAAACTACAAATTCAGTTCTTAGAAGAATTTCAAAAAAAATCTTTGAAATCAGGGATTGAGGCATTGCTTTTTGCTAGTGGAGAGCCACTAACAGCAAAAGAATTGTCAATTTATCTTGAAGAAGAACTTAAAATTATTGAAAATACTATACAAGAAATGATGGAAGAGTATGATACTCAAGAACGAGGAATAAAACTTATTTCTATTAAGGGGTCATATCAATTAGTTACAAAATCAGAAAATAGTACATACATACAAAAATTATTAAAGAAAAGTAAGCGACAATCGTTATCACAAGCTTCGTTAGAAAGTTTATCAATAATAGCATATCAACAACCTATAACTAGGATAGATATTGATGAAATAAGAGGTGTAAAATCTGAAAGTGCTCTTCAAAGATTGTTAGAGAGAGATCTTATTAAAGAAGTAGGACGGCTAGAAGTACCAGGGAGACCAATACTCTATGGAACAACTGAAGAATTTTTAAGACAGTTTGGAATTAAGGATTTAAATCAACTGCCATCACTAGATTTCTTTGAAGAAGATAAATCTTATGATCTAGAAAATGAATTTTAG
- a CDS encoding segregation/condensation protein A, with protein MDFPSIKIKDFEGPFDLLLHLIKKNQMDIYNVEISKITNQYLKYIDEMKFMDLEITSEFIVVAATLIEIKSKHLLPKIKKDEEEDEEDQEKNLIEKLILYKKIKKAAEFFKDRYVNSGELYTKKPEIIEEINLTNNNEDIFKNLTLLELYNMYNNLLEIYNNKQNKANVIQKRIYVDKYKIEDKLKYLLGLIENNEVSKFSEIIDKCECKLECIVSFLALLEMVKLKKVRVYQSDSFDNILIERRQDDREE; from the coding sequence ATGGATTTTCCAAGTATTAAGATAAAAGATTTTGAAGGTCCATTTGATCTATTACTTCATTTAATTAAGAAGAATCAAATGGATATCTATAATGTAGAAATATCAAAAATAACAAATCAATATTTGAAGTATATTGATGAGATGAAGTTTATGGATTTAGAAATAACATCTGAATTTATAGTGGTTGCAGCTACATTAATAGAAATAAAATCTAAACATTTATTGCCCAAAATTAAGAAGGATGAAGAAGAGGATGAAGAAGATCAAGAAAAAAATCTTATTGAAAAACTTATTTTGTATAAGAAAATAAAGAAGGCAGCCGAATTTTTTAAAGATAGATATGTTAATTCAGGTGAATTATATACCAAAAAGCCAGAAATAATAGAAGAAATCAATTTGACAAACAATAATGAAGATATATTTAAAAATTTAACGCTTTTAGAATTATATAATATGTATAATAATCTTTTGGAGATATATAATAATAAACAAAATAAAGCTAATGTAATTCAAAAAAGAATATATGTTGATAAATATAAAATTGAAGACAAGCTTAAATATCTTTTGGGGCTTATAGAAAACAATGAAGTAAGTAAGTTTTCTGAAATTATTGATAAATGTGAGTGTAAATTAGAATGTATTGTTAGTTTTTTAGCTTTACTTGAAATGGTAAAGCTGAAAAAAGTGAGAGTATACCAAAGCGATAGTTTTGATAATATATTAATTGAGAGGAGACAAGATGATAGAGAAGAGTGA
- a CDS encoding D-alanyl-D-alanine carboxypeptidase family protein, translated as MKNNIKRIISFTLIFVLTIILIPIGAVNASMLEDEVKAEGMNVEAKSALLIEPTTGKVVYEKNPDEKFAPASVTKIMTMLLTMEAVDNGKIKLDDKVTCSENAKKMGGSTMLLDTGEIRSVEELLKGVAIASGNDAAVALAEYLGGTESDFVGLMNKRAQELGMKNTVFKNCNGLPADGHLSTARDISLMSIELLKHPTILKYTGTYMDSISEGRKSPIELVNHNKLVRFFEGCDGLKTGFTNEAKYCISATATRNGVRMLTVIMGAPTYKIRNRDAGILLNHGFSKYEGKKIVSKDEDVEKVLMDKQTDRFFMAKAKDDLTAILPKGSNGEISKKIVIEELKPEYKMGDIVGKCEVYLGEEKVGEIEIYSDRDIKKGNLFDNIKYNIKNLFEKGV; from the coding sequence ATGAAAAATAATATAAAAAGAATAATATCTTTTACATTGATTTTTGTTTTAACTATTATATTAATACCTATAGGAGCTGTAAATGCATCTATGCTAGAGGATGAAGTTAAAGCTGAGGGGATGAATGTAGAAGCAAAGTCAGCATTGTTAATTGAACCAACAACAGGAAAAGTTGTATATGAAAAAAATCCAGATGAAAAGTTTGCACCGGCATCTGTAACTAAAATCATGACAATGCTTCTTACAATGGAAGCAGTAGATAATGGTAAAATTAAATTAGATGATAAAGTAACTTGTAGTGAAAATGCAAAAAAAATGGGTGGAAGTACAATGTTACTAGATACAGGTGAAATAAGAAGCGTTGAGGAATTATTAAAAGGTGTAGCTATAGCATCTGGAAATGATGCAGCAGTTGCTTTGGCTGAATATTTAGGTGGAACAGAATCGGATTTCGTTGGATTAATGAATAAAAGAGCTCAAGAACTAGGAATGAAAAATACAGTATTTAAAAATTGCAATGGGCTTCCAGCAGATGGACATTTATCAACAGCACGTGATATTTCTTTAATGTCTATTGAGTTATTAAAACATCCAACTATATTAAAATACACAGGAACTTATATGGATTCTATTTCAGAAGGAAGAAAGTCACCAATTGAACTAGTGAATCATAATAAATTAGTTAGATTTTTTGAAGGTTGTGATGGATTAAAAACAGGCTTTACAAATGAAGCAAAATATTGTATTTCTGCAACAGCAACTAGAAATGGAGTAAGAATGCTTACTGTTATTATGGGAGCACCAACTTATAAAATAAGAAATAGAGATGCAGGAATATTATTAAATCACGGATTTTCAAAATATGAAGGTAAAAAAATAGTCTCTAAAGATGAAGATGTGGAAAAAGTTCTTATGGATAAGCAAACAGATAGATTCTTTATGGCAAAAGCAAAAGATGATTTAACTGCAATATTACCTAAAGGAAGTAATGGCGAAATCTCTAAAAAAATAGTTATTGAAGAATTAAAACCTGAATATAAAATGGGTGATATAGTAGGAAAATGTGAAGTTTATTTAGGCGAAGAAAAAGTAGGCGAAATAGAGATATACTCTGATAGAGATATAAAGAAAGGTAATTTATTTGATAATATAAAATATAATATCAAAAACTTATTTGAAAAAGGAGTATAA
- a CDS encoding tyrosine-type recombinase/integrase: MVDSINNYKEYLFDSGKSENTIYAYVTDVTLYLKFLDKKGIDIYKSDKLTVMAYIQYLLESGKSERSINRIVISLRSFYSYLKSQSLINEVPKIEYKSSKNNRKLPQILTVDEVDKIIRTVEKDCPKGIRDNALLELMYATGMKVSELISLNVDDINLELHFVRCTDSRNFERLIPIGRSACKALNEYLSIRYKIAECGVPNLFVNLNGNKLTRQGIWRIVKEYSKRAHIDKDVNLNTFRHSFAVHLLQNGANVRAVQKLLGNQVLTYMDTYYEIINNDKINFIYMNTHPRA, translated from the coding sequence ATGGTAGATAGTATAAATAACTATAAAGAATATTTATTTGATAGTGGAAAAAGTGAAAATACTATATATGCTTATGTAACAGATGTGACATTATATCTTAAGTTTTTGGATAAAAAAGGTATAGATATATATAAGAGTGATAAATTAACAGTTATGGCATATATTCAATACTTATTAGAGTCAGGAAAATCGGAAAGATCTATAAATAGAATAGTTATAAGTCTTAGGAGTTTTTACTCTTATTTAAAAAGTCAGTCATTAATAAATGAGGTACCAAAGATAGAGTATAAAAGTTCAAAAAATAATAGGAAGTTACCACAAATTTTAACAGTAGATGAAGTAGATAAAATAATTAGAACAGTAGAAAAAGATTGTCCAAAAGGAATTAGAGATAATGCATTACTAGAACTTATGTATGCTACAGGGATGAAGGTATCTGAACTAATATCTTTGAATGTAGATGATATTAACTTGGAATTACATTTTGTAAGATGTACTGATAGCAGAAATTTTGAAAGATTAATACCTATAGGTAGAAGTGCATGTAAAGCGTTAAATGAATACCTTAGCATAAGATATAAAATAGCTGAATGTGGAGTGCCTAACTTATTTGTTAATTTAAATGGAAATAAATTAACAAGACAAGGAATTTGGAGAATAGTAAAAGAATATTCTAAAAGGGCACACATAGACAAGGATGTAAATTTAAATACATTTAGACATTCTTTTGCAGTACATTTACTTCAAAATGGTGCAAATGTAAGAGCTGTACAAAAGTTACTTGGAAATCAAGTATTAACATATATGGATACTTATTATGAAATCATTAATAATGATAAAATTAATTTTATATATATGAATACACATCCAAGAGCTTGA
- the spoIIM gene encoding stage II sporulation protein M: MVNYMVNKLGQTFKDKKVYFFMVLIMFCIGISFGLYVVKYMSESNRNDLLSYFSSFTSSIGDTPINYENLLINVIKKNMLLIIPIFMFGFTFFGMPFILVLDMFKGFTLGYTFSFILTTFQGKGIGLALVSVIPQNLIYIPCFIALSVIALAMSTQKFKSKFFKRANFNDPFFNSLGNKLIVILGFFVFAAIIETYVSPNFIKFVVTKFY, encoded by the coding sequence GTGGTGAATTATATGGTGAATAAGCTTGGTCAAACCTTTAAAGATAAAAAAGTATATTTTTTCATGGTATTAATAATGTTTTGCATCGGAATATCTTTTGGACTTTATGTAGTAAAGTACATGAGCGAATCTAACAGAAATGATTTGTTAAGTTATTTTTCAAGTTTTACATCTTCGATAGGGGACACGCCTATTAATTATGAAAATTTGTTAATTAATGTTATAAAAAAGAATATGTTGCTAATTATACCTATATTCATGTTTGGTTTTACTTTTTTTGGAATGCCGTTCATATTAGTTTTAGATATGTTTAAAGGGTTTACGTTAGGATATACGTTTTCATTTATACTAACAACATTTCAGGGCAAAGGTATTGGACTAGCATTAGTATCTGTAATTCCTCAAAATTTAATTTATATTCCTTGTTTTATAGCATTAAGTGTTATAGCATTAGCTATGTCAACTCAAAAATTTAAAAGTAAGTTTTTTAAAAGAGCAAATTTTAATGATCCATTTTTTAATTCTTTAGGAAATAAGTTGATTGTAATTTTGGGATTCTTTGTATTTGCAGCGATTATAGAAACTTATGTGTCACCTAATTTTATAAAATTTGTGGTTACTAAATTTTATTAG
- a CDS encoding alpha-amylase yields MTIKFLIIVVFVIVGGIMYLNLEQDKANDVEKKEDKVYIEDKKETNKTMMQYFEWYYPNDGSLWNKVKERSKELSQKGITALWLPPAYKGVGGINDVGYGAYDLYDLGEFDQKGTIRTKYGTKEEYLDAINEAHNNNIEVYADVVLNHKAGADESESVKAQLVDSNNRNNIIGEEKEIKSFTVFNFKGRNEKYSSYKWNAKDFDGVDFDDLTKQNGIFKFVGKEWENDVDDENGNFDFLMCADLDIDSRDVVEELKTWGNWYINECKLDGFRLDAIKHIKFDFFTEWLNDIRSKKGDNVFGVGEYWSGDINKLKYYISKSQNVMSLFDVPLHYKFFEASNLEENFDMRTLTQNTLLEHDEKISVTFVDNHDTEPGQALESWVKPWFKLLAYTFILTRQQGYPCIFYGDYYGIPEKGFEGFKNQLDVILNVRKNYAYGDQCDYFDDKNIIGWTRQGDLVHDNSGVAVLISNGNDGSKKMCMGSKNISTTFIDITGNIQEEILIDNEGNGIFKVNNKSYSIWIKK; encoded by the coding sequence ATGACAATAAAATTTTTAATAATAGTAGTATTTGTAATAGTAGGAGGAATAATGTATTTAAATTTAGAACAAGACAAAGCTAATGATGTAGAAAAAAAAGAAGACAAAGTTTACATAGAAGATAAAAAAGAGACAAACAAAACTATGATGCAATATTTTGAATGGTATTATCCTAATGATGGTTCTCTTTGGAACAAAGTAAAAGAACGTTCTAAGGAATTAAGTCAAAAAGGGATTACTGCATTGTGGCTTCCACCTGCTTATAAAGGGGTAGGTGGTATTAATGATGTTGGATATGGTGCTTATGATTTGTATGATTTAGGAGAATTTGATCAAAAAGGAACCATAAGGACTAAATATGGTACCAAAGAAGAATATTTAGATGCTATAAATGAAGCACATAATAATAATATAGAAGTATATGCAGATGTTGTATTAAATCATAAAGCAGGTGCGGATGAAAGCGAATCTGTAAAAGCACAATTAGTAGATAGTAATAACAGAAATAATATTATAGGAGAAGAAAAAGAAATAAAGTCATTTACTGTATTTAATTTTAAAGGAAGAAATGAGAAGTATTCATCTTATAAGTGGAATGCAAAAGATTTTGATGGGGTAGATTTCGATGATTTAACAAAACAAAATGGAATATTTAAATTTGTAGGTAAAGAATGGGAAAATGATGTAGATGATGAAAATGGGAATTTTGATTTTTTAATGTGTGCAGATTTAGATATAGATAGTAGAGATGTTGTAGAAGAACTTAAAACGTGGGGAAATTGGTATATAAATGAATGCAAATTAGATGGATTTAGATTAGATGCAATAAAACATATAAAATTTGATTTTTTTACAGAATGGTTAAATGATATTAGAAGTAAAAAAGGTGACAATGTATTTGGTGTTGGTGAATATTGGTCTGGAGATATAAATAAATTAAAATATTATATTAGTAAATCACAAAATGTTATGTCGTTATTTGATGTACCACTTCATTATAAATTTTTTGAAGCAAGTAATTTAGAAGAAAACTTTGATATGAGAACATTAACTCAAAATACTTTATTAGAACACGATGAAAAAATTTCAGTAACTTTTGTTGATAATCATGACACTGAACCAGGTCAGGCTCTTGAATCTTGGGTTAAGCCATGGTTTAAATTATTAGCATATACATTTATATTAACAAGGCAACAAGGATATCCATGTATATTTTACGGAGATTATTATGGGATTCCTGAAAAGGGATTTGAGGGTTTTAAGAATCAGTTGGATGTGATTTTAAATGTAAGAAAAAATTATGCTTACGGTGATCAATGTGATTATTTTGATGACAAAAATATAATTGGGTGGACTAGACAAGGTGATTTAGTGCACGATAATTCAGGTGTTGCGGTATTAATAAGTAATGGTAATGATGGCAGTAAAAAGATGTGTATGGGGAGCAAAAATATAAGTACTACTTTTATAGATATAACAGGAAATATACAAGAAGAAATATTAATAGACAATGAGGGCAATGGAATTTTTAAAGTAAATAATAAATCATATTCAATATGGATAAAAAAATAA
- a CDS encoding DUF4362 domain-containing protein, with product MLKFLLKRFSIDSTISSIGIIDNKLPVCEFFDNVLFGRAYSINVLVFTIEGEPEFRILTFDGKQIKYTLDSSKTSLGFIKNYYGNKFIKKIDGEQIYYNLYQDAKFVVSLLSYRN from the coding sequence ATGCTTAAATTTTTATTAAAAAGATTTTCTATAGATTCAACTATAAGTAGTATTGGCATCATCGATAATAAATTGCCTGTATGTGAATTTTTTGATAATGTATTATTTGGTAGAGCATATAGTATAAATGTTTTAGTTTTTACTATAGAAGGAGAACCTGAATTTAGAATTCTTACTTTTGATGGTAAACAAATTAAATATACATTAGATTCTAGTAAAACAAGTTTAGGTTTTATAAAGAACTACTATGGAAACAAATTTATAAAAAAAATAGATGGAGAACAAATTTATTATAATCTTTATCAAGATGCTAAATTTGTAGTATCATTGCTTTCATATAGGAATTGA